One uncultured Pseudodesulfovibrio sp. genomic window carries:
- a CDS encoding aminopeptidase: protein MPLYDQTDMENYAEVLTWALNESRERPLRNSEMVLIRYDIPGLALAEALYSRLMDMHLMPVAMAQPTPYMEMERYLNSSFGQLLFQQPGLSELYSQTAGVINIIAPEELTYLQTVDPRTIAEARRADAPNRRILQRRRQSGVMGWTTCLYPTEALAKGSGMTLDEYAYALKRACWLNMPDPAAEWRRLKREVGEVCAWLDSLSIRSLKVESEDIDLTVGIGDNRRFVGVNGANIPGYEIYVAPDARKVDGTYYADQPTLRYGHLVSGMALDFSGGIASRAEAEIGQMFVQQQLYSDAGARRVGEFSLTDKRFSRVDRFMAHTLLDENYGGEHGNCHLALGGSVLESFTGPPEMLTPELEYELGFNSSDMHWDLVNTQPKRVTAKLADGSPKLIYENGGFRI from the coding sequence GTGCCGCTGTACGACCAGACCGATATGGAAAATTACGCCGAGGTCCTGACCTGGGCGTTGAACGAATCCAGGGAACGTCCCCTGCGCAACAGCGAGATGGTCCTCATCCGCTACGACATCCCCGGTCTGGCCCTGGCCGAGGCGCTCTATTCGCGGCTCATGGACATGCACCTCATGCCGGTGGCCATGGCCCAGCCCACCCCATATATGGAAATGGAGCGCTATCTGAACTCCAGTTTCGGCCAGTTGCTGTTCCAGCAGCCCGGTCTTTCCGAGCTCTATTCACAGACCGCCGGGGTGATCAACATCATCGCCCCGGAAGAGCTGACCTATCTCCAGACTGTGGACCCGCGCACCATCGCCGAGGCCCGGCGTGCCGACGCGCCCAACCGGCGCATTCTCCAGCGGCGCAGGCAGTCCGGGGTCATGGGCTGGACCACCTGTCTGTATCCCACCGAGGCCCTGGCCAAGGGCTCGGGCATGACGCTGGATGAGTACGCCTACGCCTTGAAGCGGGCCTGCTGGCTGAACATGCCCGATCCGGCGGCCGAGTGGCGGCGCTTGAAGCGGGAGGTCGGCGAAGTCTGCGCCTGGCTCGACAGCCTGTCCATCCGCTCTCTCAAGGTGGAGTCCGAGGACATCGACCTGACCGTGGGCATCGGTGACAACCGTCGGTTCGTGGGTGTGAACGGGGCCAATATTCCGGGCTACGAAATCTACGTGGCCCCGGACGCGCGCAAGGTGGACGGAACCTACTACGCCGATCAGCCGACCCTGCGCTACGGGCATCTCGTGTCCGGCATGGCCCTGGACTTCTCGGGCGGCATCGCTTCGCGGGCCGAGGCCGAGATCGGCCAGATGTTCGTCCAGCAGCAGCTCTATTCGGATGCGGGCGCGCGCAGGGTGGGGGAGTTCTCCCTGACCGACAAGCGCTTCTCCCGCGTGGACCGGTTCATGGCGCATACCCTGCTCGATGAAAATTATGGCGGGGAGCACGGCAACTGCCATCTGGCGCTGGGCGGCTCGGTGCTCGAAAGTTTTACCGGCCCGCCCGAGATGCTCACCCCGGAGTTGGAGTACGAACTCGGCTTCAACTCGTCGGACATGCATTGGGACCTGGTCAACACCCAGCCCAAGCGGGTCACGGCCAAACTGGCCGACGGCAGCCCGAAGCTGATCTACGAGAACGGCGGATTCAGGATCTGA
- a CDS encoding alpha/beta fold hydrolase produces MPVLPIPDYRPPFPFASGHMATLFPPLFRLTPLAAPEPERVELADSDFLDLDWHRSRSGESNRLVIVSHGLEGNSRKKYVLGMAVMATQNGWDAACWSQRGCSEEPNRLPRCYHSGETDDLHEIIQHCLSTGRYEQVVLIGFSMGGNQILKYLGEDPDRVPEQVVGAVAFSTPCDLSGAERVISSHRVYFEYFMRGLRRKMREKGERFPDVVDASRLKGIRTLRDFDNRFTAPMGGYADADDYYAHASSLQFLRALRVPTLLVNAQNDPFLTPTCFPVTEAMSNPHLFLETPAHGGHVGFVTKGGENVYWSERRAEAFLNRIAA; encoded by the coding sequence ATGCCCGTACTACCCATTCCCGACTACCGGCCCCCTTTCCCCTTCGCCTCGGGACACATGGCCACCCTGTTTCCGCCGCTCTTTCGGCTCACGCCTCTTGCCGCGCCCGAACCCGAACGCGTTGAACTTGCCGACTCGGACTTCCTGGATCTTGACTGGCATCGCTCGCGCTCCGGCGAGTCCAACCGTCTGGTCATCGTCAGCCACGGTCTGGAAGGCAATTCGCGCAAGAAATACGTGCTCGGCATGGCGGTCATGGCCACCCAAAACGGCTGGGACGCGGCCTGTTGGTCCCAACGCGGATGCAGCGAAGAGCCCAACCGCCTGCCCCGCTGCTACCACTCGGGCGAAACGGACGACCTGCATGAAATCATCCAGCACTGTCTGTCCACCGGACGCTACGAGCAGGTGGTTCTGATCGGCTTTTCCATGGGCGGGAACCAGATCCTCAAGTACCTGGGCGAGGACCCGGACCGGGTACCCGAACAAGTGGTTGGGGCCGTGGCCTTCTCCACCCCCTGCGACCTGAGCGGGGCCGAGCGCGTCATCTCCTCCCACCGCGTCTATTTCGAATATTTCATGCGCGGCCTGCGCCGCAAGATGCGCGAAAAGGGCGAACGTTTCCCGGATGTGGTGGACGCTTCCAGGCTCAAGGGCATCCGTACCCTGCGCGACTTCGACAACCGTTTCACCGCGCCCATGGGCGGATACGCGGACGCAGACGACTACTATGCCCACGCTTCCTCCCTCCAGTTCCTGCGCGCCCTGCGCGTGCCCACCCTGCTGGTCAACGCCCAGAACGACCCGTTCCTGACCCCGACCTGCTTTCCGGTGACAGAGGCCATGTCCAACCCTCACCTGTTCCTGGAAACCCCGGCACACGGCGGCCACGTGGGCTTCGTGACCAAGGGCGGAGAGAACGTCTATTGGTCCGAACGCAGGGCCGAAGCCTTTTTGAACCGGATCGCAGCCTGA
- a CDS encoding nucleotide exchange factor GrpE, whose translation MSKNNNEVPINGLYDDEGRILDEQVAEGRSESDADTAEEAVEMSLSKEELTALCKESVCPECDVFKEAEAIRLRALADSENVKKRLLRETEELKKYAGESILADLLPILDNLDLALAHTDNLSPECKNFVIGVDMTRKIFLDAVKNHGLEAVQAGVGVEFDPEIHEAVGTVEEPSLKNNQIAQVVQNGYRLKGRLLRPAKVMVNKL comes from the coding sequence ATGTCGAAAAACAACAATGAAGTGCCCATCAACGGTCTGTACGACGACGAGGGGCGGATACTGGATGAACAGGTCGCGGAAGGCCGTAGCGAAAGTGACGCCGATACCGCGGAGGAAGCGGTCGAAATGTCCTTGAGCAAGGAAGAGCTGACAGCCCTGTGCAAGGAATCCGTCTGTCCCGAGTGCGACGTGTTCAAGGAGGCGGAAGCCATTCGGCTGCGCGCCCTGGCCGACTCCGAGAACGTCAAGAAAAGGCTGCTCCGGGAAACCGAGGAGTTGAAGAAGTACGCGGGCGAGTCGATCCTGGCCGACCTGCTGCCCATCCTCGACAACCTGGACCTGGCCCTGGCCCACACCGACAACCTCTCGCCCGAGTGTAAGAACTTCGTCATCGGCGTGGACATGACCCGCAAGATATTCCTGGACGCGGTCAAGAACCATGGCCTGGAAGCGGTGCAGGCCGGAGTCGGCGTGGAGTTCGACCCGGAGATCCACGAGGCCGTTGGTACCGTGGAAGAACCGTCGCTGAAAAACAATCAGATCGCCCAGGTGGTCCAGAACGGCTATCGCCTCAAGGGGCGGCTGCTGCGTCCGGCCAAGGTTATGGTCAACAAGCTGTAG
- a CDS encoding ABC transporter ATP-binding protein/permease, producing the protein MNATKNFLRDTWRLAKPYWFSEDKLRGRLLLAVILAMSLGLVYLNVLFNKWNNAFYDSLQNHDWQAFTHQLLIFGVLACIYIAVAVYQLYLQQMLRIRWRRWLTDTLLEHWLKDRTYYIMQMRGGETDNPDQRIADDIDSFVGQTLSLTLGFLESAITLISFVGILWNLSGALSFTLAGVGVTVPGYMVWVALVYALVGSYLTMRVGRPLIRLNFNQQRYEADFRFSLVRFRENVEGVALYGGEKDESAIFKSRFDKVVSNWWAIMRRQKRLSWLTNGYAQAAIIFPILAAAPRYFSGAMQLGGLMQTASAFGQVQGSLSWFVDAYSELASWRATVDRLTSFSHAMDEVQETRNGNGLSRARGDEEALAVQDLTLALPDGHPMVEPVELTLLPGESVLVSGPSGTGKSTLLRAIAGLWPYGDGTISLPANGRTLFLPQKPYLPMGNLRAVLSYPTPAGGFEDEALRAALADCGLERLTGLLDDERYWAQTLSPGEQQRLAFARMLLQRPDWLFLDEATSALDEDGEARLYGLLRERLPRAAVVSVGHRSSLLPFHGQRITLKSAT; encoded by the coding sequence ATGAACGCGACGAAGAACTTTTTGCGCGATACCTGGCGTCTGGCCAAACCCTACTGGTTTTCCGAAGACAAGCTGCGCGGCCGCCTGCTCCTGGCCGTAATCCTGGCCATGAGCCTGGGGCTGGTCTATCTGAACGTGCTCTTCAACAAGTGGAACAACGCCTTTTACGACAGCCTCCAGAACCATGACTGGCAGGCGTTCACCCACCAACTGCTCATCTTCGGCGTGCTGGCCTGCATCTACATCGCCGTGGCCGTATACCAACTTTACCTGCAACAGATGCTCCGCATACGCTGGCGACGGTGGCTGACCGACACCCTTCTGGAACACTGGCTCAAGGATCGGACCTACTACATCATGCAGATGCGCGGTGGCGAGACTGATAACCCGGACCAGCGCATCGCCGACGACATCGATTCCTTTGTCGGCCAGACTCTTTCTCTGACCCTGGGCTTTCTGGAGTCGGCCATCACGCTGATCTCCTTTGTGGGTATCCTCTGGAACCTGTCCGGCGCGCTCTCCTTCACCCTGGCCGGAGTGGGCGTAACCGTGCCCGGCTACATGGTCTGGGTCGCTCTGGTTTACGCCCTGGTCGGCAGCTACCTGACCATGCGCGTGGGCCGTCCGCTCATCCGACTGAATTTCAACCAGCAACGCTACGAGGCGGACTTCCGGTTCAGCCTGGTACGCTTCCGCGAAAACGTGGAGGGCGTGGCCCTGTACGGCGGTGAAAAGGACGAATCCGCCATTTTCAAAAGCCGATTCGACAAAGTGGTTTCCAACTGGTGGGCCATCATGCGCCGCCAGAAGCGCCTCTCCTGGCTGACCAACGGCTACGCCCAGGCGGCGATCATCTTTCCCATCCTGGCGGCCGCTCCACGCTACTTCTCCGGGGCCATGCAGCTCGGCGGCCTGATGCAGACCGCATCGGCCTTCGGCCAGGTTCAGGGCTCGCTCAGCTGGTTCGTGGACGCATACTCCGAGCTGGCGTCCTGGCGCGCCACCGTGGACCGGTTGACCAGTTTCTCCCACGCGATGGACGAAGTGCAAGAGACCCGCAACGGCAACGGGTTGTCCCGCGCCAGGGGTGACGAGGAAGCGTTGGCCGTCCAGGACCTCACCCTGGCCCTTCCCGACGGACACCCCATGGTCGAACCGGTGGAATTGACCCTGCTTCCGGGCGAAAGCGTGCTCGTCAGCGGCCCCTCGGGTACAGGCAAATCCACCCTTCTGCGCGCCATCGCCGGACTGTGGCCATACGGCGACGGCACCATCTCCCTGCCCGCCAACGGACGGACCCTGTTTCTGCCGCAAAAGCCGTATCTGCCCATGGGCAACCTGCGCGCCGTGCTCAGCTACCCCACCCCGGCGGGCGGATTTGAAGACGAGGCCCTGCGCGCGGCCCTGGCCGACTGCGGCCTAGAGCGGCTGACCGGACTGCTGGACGACGAACGGTACTGGGCGCAGACCCTGTCTCCGGGCGAACAGCAACGGCTGGCCTTTGCGCGCATGCTGCTGCAAAGACCGGACTGGCTGTTCCTGGACGAGGCCACTTCGGCGCTGGACGAGGACGGCGAGGCGAGGCTTTACGGGCTGCTGCGCGAACGGCTGCCCCGGGCCGCCGTGGTCAGCGTGGGCCACCGCTCGTCCCTGCTCCCGTTCCACGGACAGCGAATCACGCTGAAATCCGCCACGTAG
- a CDS encoding multidrug effflux MFS transporter codes for MPNLILLALLASFPPLSTDMYLPAIPTLQTLWGISYATANLSMVLFMAVFSVFLLIHGPLSDRFGRRPVLIGGLSLFVLASFGCAISPSIWVLIACRCLQAAGAAAGASLALALSKDLYEGAQRQKILAHMGVIMALAPMLAPSIGGLMLKFASWRWIFAVQAAMALVGLYGVLRLKEPLEEFTRGGFLAVAGRYRLVLGNLPFTVLASGFALMSLPQFAFIGGSADMYINDLGLSEQAFGIYFGANAIGFMLGSFLCTRMIGEYKPLNMLYTTFACLLASTVLMFVLGGKTPLTLAIPMFCMSLSVGFSRPISNSMILDQVDTDVGAASGILTFEIFFVAAVSMQLISWDWPDKPLVLAVLGVIGTLIPLTSLLAVKKRCRFN; via the coding sequence ATGCCCAATTTGATCCTGTTGGCATTGCTGGCGTCGTTTCCGCCCTTGTCCACAGATATGTATTTGCCCGCCATCCCCACGTTGCAGACGTTGTGGGGCATCAGCTACGCCACGGCCAACCTGTCGATGGTCCTGTTCATGGCCGTGTTCAGCGTTTTTCTGCTCATCCACGGACCGCTGTCCGACCGTTTTGGACGCAGACCGGTCCTGATCGGCGGGCTGAGCCTGTTCGTCCTGGCTTCATTCGGCTGCGCCATATCCCCGTCCATCTGGGTATTGATCGCCTGCCGCTGTCTGCAGGCGGCGGGCGCGGCTGCCGGGGCGTCGCTGGCTCTGGCACTCTCCAAGGACCTCTACGAGGGAGCCCAAAGGCAGAAGATACTGGCCCATATGGGGGTCATCATGGCCCTGGCTCCCATGCTGGCCCCGTCCATCGGCGGGTTGATGCTCAAATTCGCTTCCTGGCGCTGGATATTCGCCGTGCAGGCGGCAATGGCGCTGGTCGGATTGTACGGGGTGCTTCGTCTCAAGGAACCCCTCGAGGAATTCACGCGCGGCGGTTTCCTGGCCGTGGCCGGGCGGTATCGACTGGTCCTCGGGAACCTGCCGTTCACGGTCCTGGCCTCCGGGTTCGCGCTCATGTCCCTGCCGCAATTCGCCTTCATCGGCGGCTCGGCTGATATGTACATCAACGACCTGGGGCTGAGCGAGCAGGCCTTCGGCATTTATTTCGGCGCCAACGCCATCGGCTTCATGCTCGGCTCCTTCCTGTGCACCCGGATGATCGGGGAGTACAAGCCGTTGAACATGCTCTACACCACCTTCGCCTGCCTCCTCGCGTCCACCGTGCTGATGTTCGTCCTGGGCGGGAAGACGCCTCTGACGCTGGCTATCCCCATGTTCTGCATGTCTTTGAGCGTGGGCTTTTCGCGGCCCATCTCCAACTCCATGATCCTCGATCAGGTGGACACGGACGTGGGCGCTGCCTCCGGCATCCTGACCTTCGAGATATTCTTTGTCGCGGCGGTGTCCATGCAGCTCATTTCCTGGGACTGGCCCGACAAGCCGCTGGTTCTGGCCGTGCTTGGCGTGATCGGCACATTGATCCCGTTGACGTCGTTGCTGGCCGTCAAGAAGCGCTGTCGGTTCAATTGA
- the clpB gene encoding ATP-dependent chaperone ClpB — MDINTFTRKTQEAVSEAQNLAIRSGHQQIDCEHLMHALVAQENGLAGQILRKLGVAPDAYLGAVDAEIAKIPSVSGSGVRPDQIVVTQRMQKALVAADDMRKRMKDEYVSVEHVFVALMDEPGNTGMGRVNKQFGLDKNKVLSALEEVRGKQRVTSDNPEATYESLKKYGRDLVEEARSGKLDPVIGRDSEIRRVIRILSRRTKNNPVLIGEAGVGKTAIAEGLAQRIVKGDVPEGLKDKTVFSLDMSALIAGAKYRGEFEERLKAVLKEVAESAGQIIMFIDELHTIVGAGKTDGAMDASNILKPMLARGELHCIGATTLDEYRKYIEKDPALERRFQTVLVEEPSVEDTISILRGLRERFEVHHGVRIADGAIVEAAVLSSRYITDRQLPDKAIDLIDEAAALIRTEIDSQPFELDTANRQIMQLEIEREALKRETDKASRERLVELEKKLAELKESQSAMLAQWENEKSGIERLRALKGEIEETRREIDEAKRIPDYNRAAELEYGKLPQLEKELAQRNEALESGEGPRMVKEEVGPDDIAQVIAKWTGIPVSRLVEGEREKLLRLGDVLHERVIGQDQAVQAVADAVLRARAGLKDPSRPIGSFIFLGPTGVGKTELCKTLASALFDTEDNMVRIDMSEYMEKHTVARLIGAPPGYVGYDEGGQLTEAVRRKPYSVILFDEIEKAHHDVFNVLLQILDDGRLTDSHGRTVDFKNTIVIMTSNLGAEYMLDGIDASGEFKEGVEEQVREVLRHHFRPEFLNRVDETVLFRPLTQDQLIGIIDLLVAGLRARLEDRNIDLTLTDRAKAFIAQSAYDPSFGARPLHRYLKHNLETPLAKRLIGGDLVDGQTVTVDEREGELVFA; from the coding sequence ATGGATATAAACACATTCACCCGTAAGACGCAGGAAGCCGTTTCCGAGGCCCAGAATCTGGCCATCCGGAGCGGTCACCAGCAGATAGATTGCGAACACCTCATGCACGCCCTGGTGGCCCAGGAAAACGGCCTGGCAGGGCAGATTCTGCGCAAGCTCGGCGTGGCCCCGGACGCCTACCTCGGCGCAGTGGACGCCGAGATCGCCAAGATCCCGTCCGTGTCCGGCTCGGGTGTGCGCCCGGATCAGATCGTGGTCACCCAGCGCATGCAGAAGGCGCTGGTTGCCGCGGACGACATGCGTAAGCGCATGAAGGACGAGTACGTCTCCGTGGAACACGTTTTCGTGGCCCTCATGGACGAACCCGGCAACACCGGCATGGGCCGGGTCAACAAGCAGTTCGGGCTGGACAAGAACAAGGTCCTGAGCGCCCTGGAAGAGGTACGCGGCAAGCAGCGCGTGACCTCGGACAACCCGGAAGCGACCTACGAGTCGCTCAAGAAGTATGGCCGCGATCTGGTGGAGGAGGCCCGTTCGGGCAAGCTCGACCCTGTCATCGGCCGCGATTCCGAGATCCGTCGCGTGATCCGTATCCTCAGCCGCCGCACCAAGAACAACCCGGTGCTCATCGGCGAGGCCGGTGTGGGCAAGACCGCCATAGCCGAAGGGCTGGCCCAGCGCATCGTCAAGGGCGACGTGCCCGAGGGCCTTAAGGACAAGACCGTGTTCTCGCTCGACATGTCCGCGCTCATCGCCGGTGCCAAGTACCGCGGCGAGTTCGAGGAACGGCTCAAGGCCGTACTCAAGGAAGTGGCCGAGTCCGCCGGGCAGATCATCATGTTCATCGATGAGCTGCACACCATCGTGGGCGCGGGCAAGACCGACGGTGCCATGGACGCGAGCAACATTTTGAAGCCCATGCTGGCGCGCGGCGAGCTGCACTGCATCGGCGCGACCACCCTGGACGAGTACCGCAAGTATATCGAGAAGGACCCGGCTCTGGAGCGCCGCTTCCAGACCGTGCTGGTGGAGGAACCCTCGGTCGAGGATACTATCTCCATCCTGCGCGGCCTGCGCGAGCGGTTCGAAGTGCACCACGGCGTGCGCATCGCGGACGGGGCCATCGTCGAGGCGGCGGTGCTGTCCAGCCGGTACATCACCGACCGGCAGCTCCCGGACAAGGCCATCGACCTCATCGACGAGGCCGCGGCTTTGATCCGTACCGAGATCGACTCCCAGCCCTTTGAGCTGGACACGGCCAACCGCCAGATCATGCAGCTCGAAATCGAGCGGGAAGCGCTCAAGCGCGAGACCGACAAGGCGTCGCGCGAGCGGCTGGTCGAGCTGGAGAAGAAGCTGGCCGAACTCAAGGAATCCCAGTCCGCCATGCTGGCCCAGTGGGAAAACGAGAAGTCCGGCATCGAACGGCTGCGCGCGCTCAAGGGCGAGATCGAGGAGACCCGTCGCGAGATCGACGAGGCCAAGCGCATCCCCGACTACAACCGGGCCGCGGAGCTGGAATACGGCAAGCTGCCCCAGTTGGAGAAGGAGCTGGCCCAGCGCAACGAGGCTCTGGAATCCGGCGAAGGCCCGCGCATGGTCAAGGAAGAGGTCGGCCCGGACGACATCGCCCAGGTCATCGCAAAGTGGACCGGCATTCCGGTTTCCCGGCTGGTGGAAGGCGAGCGCGAGAAGCTGCTGCGGCTGGGCGACGTCCTGCACGAGCGGGTCATCGGCCAGGACCAGGCGGTTCAGGCCGTGGCCGACGCGGTGCTGCGCGCCCGCGCCGGTTTGAAGGACCCGTCGCGGCCCATCGGCTCGTTCATCTTCCTCGGCCCTACGGGCGTGGGCAAGACCGAGCTGTGCAAGACCCTGGCCTCGGCACTGTTCGACACAGAGGACAACATGGTCCGCATCGACATGTCCGAGTACATGGAGAAGCACACCGTGGCCCGGCTCATCGGCGCCCCTCCGGGCTACGTGGGCTATGACGAGGGCGGCCAGCTGACCGAGGCCGTGCGGCGCAAGCCGTACTCGGTCATCCTGTTCGACGAGATCGAGAAGGCGCACCACGACGTGTTCAACGTGCTCCTGCAGATCCTCGACGACGGGCGGCTGACCGATTCCCACGGCCGCACGGTGGATTTCAAGAACACCATCGTGATCATGACCTCCAACCTCGGTGCCGAGTACATGCTCGACGGCATCGACGCTTCCGGCGAGTTCAAGGAAGGCGTGGAGGAGCAGGTCCGCGAGGTGCTCAGACACCACTTCCGGCCCGAGTTCCTGAACCGCGTGGACGAGACCGTGCTTTTCCGGCCTCTGACCCAGGACCAGCTCATCGGCATCATCGACCTGCTGGTGGCCGGTCTGCGCGCAAGGCTCGAGGACCGCAACATCGACCTGACCCTGACGGATCGGGCCAAGGCGTTCATCGCCCAGTCGGCCTACGACCCGTCGTTCGGCGCGCGGCCTCTGCATCGCTATCTGAAGCACAACCTGGAGACCCCGCTGGCCAAGCGCCTCATTGGAGGCGACCTGGTTGACGGCCAGACCGTGACCGTGGACGAGCGAGAAGGGGAGCTGGTCTTCGCCTAG